One window of the Chryseobacterium camelliae genome contains the following:
- a CDS encoding CinA family protein, producing MILKPSKIDLTIEQIHVKSFVHFLVELQNLLEFIGDELIALNETVSVAESVTSGFLQFSFSQVKDAARFFKGGMTAYTLEENISLFHISDEEASFCNGVSPNIVEEMALEVASRYESDWSVAVTGYTVPVKESQNKLYAFFSISRHGKIIVSEKLDLHSRTLPLKAQLYYSEFILGCFKLELDKIKLDQEAV from the coding sequence ATGATTTTAAAACCTTCAAAAATAGATCTAACTATTGAACAGATTCATGTGAAATCATTTGTTCATTTTCTTGTGGAGCTTCAGAACCTTCTGGAATTCATAGGGGATGAGCTGATTGCATTGAATGAAACGGTTTCTGTCGCGGAAAGCGTTACTTCAGGTTTTTTACAGTTTTCCTTTTCTCAGGTGAAGGATGCGGCCCGTTTTTTCAAAGGGGGAATGACGGCCTACACGCTTGAAGAAAACATCAGCCTCTTCCATATCAGCGATGAAGAAGCCTCATTCTGTAACGGGGTATCCCCGAATATTGTAGAAGAAATGGCTCTGGAGGTAGCATCCAGATATGAGAGCGACTGGTCAGTTGCGGTAACAGGCTATACGGTTCCTGTTAAAGAATCCCAGAATAAGCTTTATGCATTCTTTTCCATATCACGTCATGGAAAAATTATCGTTTCGGAAAAATTAGATCTGCATTCCAGAACTCTTCCACTAAAGGCACAGCTTTATTACAGTGAATTCATCCTAGGATGTTTCAAGCTGGAGCTCGATAAAATAAAACTTGACCAGGAAGCGGTTTGA
- a CDS encoding VOC family protein, which yields MNMNLVSIRLITADIDALVSFYEQITGISAIRYTPDFAELQTPTATLAIGSTRTVQFFGGGSTAVPAENRTAIIEFLVSDVEHIFGQLEEFLIPYLIQKPTVMPWGNQSLLFRDPDGNLVNFFTPITEAAAEKFRHYSKTK from the coding sequence ATGAATATGAATTTAGTGTCCATACGACTCATCACAGCAGATATTGATGCACTGGTATCATTTTATGAGCAGATCACCGGAATATCAGCCATCAGATATACTCCTGATTTTGCTGAGTTACAAACGCCGACTGCTACGCTTGCCATCGGAAGTACAAGAACGGTGCAATTTTTTGGTGGTGGATCTACTGCTGTGCCTGCTGAAAACCGGACGGCTATCATAGAGTTCCTGGTCAGTGATGTAGAACACATTTTCGGACAACTGGAAGAATTTTTGATTCCTTATCTGATACAAAAGCCTACGGTGATGCCCTGGGGAAATCAATCGCTGCTGTTCAGGGATCCGGATGGTAACCTGGTCAACTTCTTTACTCCTATAACAGAAGCGGCTGCTGAAAAATTCAGGCATTATAGCAAAACAAAGTAA
- a CDS encoding 1-acyl-sn-glycerol-3-phosphate acyltransferase, with product MSKFDEIRPYDDHEVNNALNSIARHPMMKTLMQFTFPGKEEEFWLNQFKDIHSISDFQHRFIAQTVRQIIRQSSEGLSTSGFDQLDKNTAYLFISNHRDIVLDTSLLNLVLLDKGLIMTSSAIGDNLVQKTFLHVLAKLNRNFLVQRGLSVREQLESSKLMSEYIDYLLHSENRSVWIAQREGRTKDGNDATQQGVLKMLAMAAEGEPLPEFFKKLKIVPLSISYEYDPTDALKMPQIMAKSKNEVYIKSSDEDFKTMLSGILGQKKRIHLHAGKVLESEFDQLACASESKNKQLQAIAKLIDHSIIQHYRLWPTNYIAFDLLNNTDQYSGHYTEEEKQLFERRLEMRIDSSDAELKKSFLGMYANPVVNSSKERSISLP from the coding sequence ATGTCGAAATTCGATGAGATCAGGCCTTATGATGATCATGAAGTGAATAATGCTTTAAACAGTATAGCAAGGCATCCGATGATGAAAACACTGATGCAGTTCACGTTTCCGGGTAAAGAAGAAGAATTTTGGCTAAATCAGTTTAAAGACATCCATTCCATAAGCGATTTCCAGCATCGTTTTATAGCACAGACCGTACGGCAGATCATCCGCCAGAGTTCGGAAGGTTTGTCAACATCAGGATTTGATCAGCTGGATAAAAATACCGCTTACCTGTTCATCTCCAATCACCGGGATATTGTCCTGGACACTTCATTGCTGAACCTTGTCCTGCTGGATAAAGGACTGATCATGACTTCTTCCGCTATCGGAGATAATCTTGTTCAGAAGACCTTCCTGCATGTGCTGGCGAAACTGAACCGGAACTTTTTAGTCCAGCGCGGCTTATCCGTGCGGGAACAGCTGGAAAGCTCCAAACTGATGTCAGAATATATAGACTATCTGCTGCATTCCGAAAACCGTTCTGTCTGGATCGCCCAGCGGGAAGGCCGTACCAAAGACGGTAATGATGCAACACAGCAGGGCGTCTTAAAGATGCTGGCAATGGCGGCAGAAGGGGAGCCGCTTCCTGAGTTTTTCAAAAAGCTCAAAATTGTTCCCCTTTCCATTTCATATGAATATGATCCCACTGATGCGCTTAAAATGCCGCAGATTATGGCCAAATCCAAAAATGAAGTCTACATCAAAAGCAGTGATGAAGATTTTAAAACCATGCTGAGCGGAATCCTGGGCCAGAAAAAACGCATCCATCTGCATGCCGGTAAGGTCCTGGAATCAGAGTTTGATCAGCTGGCCTGTGCATCCGAAAGTAAAAATAAGCAGCTCCAGGCGATTGCAAAACTGATAGACCATTCTATTATTCAGCATTACAGGCTCTGGCCGACGAATTACATTGCTTTTGATTTGCTCAATAATACGGATCAGTATTCAGGACATTATACGGAGGAAGAAAAACAGCTGTTTGAGCGCCGCCTTGAAATGCGGATCGACAGCTCAGATGCAGAACTGAAGAAGAGTTTTCTCGGTATGTATGCCAATCCTGTGGTCAATAGCAGCAAAGAGCGCAGCATAAGTTTGCCATAA